A stretch of DNA from Pseudomonas sp. HN11:
TTCAATTCGCCCTTGAAAATCGCGCCCATCAGCGCTGTGTTGCCGCGTTTGTCCTGCATGCAGGCGTCGGCTCCGGCATCGAGCAGGCGTTCCACGAACGGGCCCTGGCCGTGGTAGGCGGCCAGGATCAACGCGGTGTAACCCTTGTCGTCCTGGGTATTGAGGCTGTAGCCGGAATCGATGAAGGTGTTGAGCATGTCGAGGTCGCCACGGCGGGCAGCGTCGAAATAGTAGTCCTGCAACTGAGCCTTGAGCGCGACCGGGTCGGGAGACTCGGCATGGGCGACAAAGGCCAGCATGGCCATCAGCAAGCCGATAGAAATTCGCATGGGTTTTTCTCCTGCCAAGGGCCGACGCCCGATCAAGGACGTCGGCCGTAACCAACGAATCAGTCAGTCAGTTTTTCCGCCAGCGCCTTCACGCGCGCCAGGTCACCCTTGGCGACCTTGGCCACGCCAGTGCCGTATTCCGGGTCAGCCTTGTAGAGGAACGACAGGATGATGTGCTTGCTCTCATCATCGGTGGTAGCCAGCGAGCCGCCAAAGTTCTCGATCAAGTCCTGACGCTCTTTCTTGGTGAAGGAGCGGTAAAGATCACCGGCCTGCTTGAAGTTCTGCTCGCGCTGGATCTTCGCCTGCTGGGTGCTGCCCGACAGGGCCGACTGGCTGTAGCGCGCGGTTTGCGGCTCGTCCCGTGGCAGCAGACGGCTTGGCTGGTAGTTCACGCCCGTGGTGGTCTTGCCGAAGTTCATCGCGCCGTCCTGGTTACCGTTGTTGACAGTCACCCGTGGCGCGTTGATCGGCAGTTGCAGGGCGTTGGCGCCCAGGCGGTACATCTGGGTGTCGGCGTAGGAGAACACCCGGCCCTGCAGCAGGCGGTCCTCAGACGGTTCGATGCCCGGCACCAGGTTGGCCGGCGCCATGGCCACTTGCTCGGTTTCCTGGAACACGTTGGCCGGGTTGCGGTTCAGCACCATCTGCCCGACCTTGCGCTCAGGCACATTCGGCCAGATCTTGGTCGCGTCCAGCGGGTCGAAGTCGAACTTGGCCAAATCTTCAGGTTTGAGCACCTGCACATACAGGTCCCATTTGGGGAAGTCGCCCTTGTTGATGTGAGTGACCAGGTCGTTGGTCATGTGGCTGTAGTCGCGACCTTGTACTTCGGTGACCTGCTTGGGATCGAGGTTCTTGATGCCTTGCAGGCTCTTCCAGTGGAACTTGACGTAGTGCACTTCACCCTTGGCGTTGATCAGCTTGTAGGCGTGCACGCCGTTGCCGTCCATTTCCCGATAGCTGGCAGGGGTGCCGGAGTCGGAGTACAGCTCGGTCAGCGTGCGCGTGGATTCGGGCACGTGGGAGAAAAAATCGAAGCGACGGGAATCGTCATCCAGGTTGGTGCGTGGGTCTGGCTTGAAGGCGTGGACCATGTCCGGGAACTTGATCGCGTCGCGGATAAAGAACGTCGGGAAGTTGTTGCCTACCAGGTCCCAGTTACCCTCAGCGGTGTAGAACTTGGTAGCGAAACCGCGCGGGTCACGCAAGGTTTCCGGCGAGTGGTTGCCGTGGACCACGGCGGAGAAACGCACGAACACCGGGGTGGCTTCGCCGGCCGCGAACACCTTGGCCTTGGTCAGGTCGCTGAGGTTGTCCGTGACGGTGAAGGTACCGTGGGCGCCGGTGCCACGCGCGTGTACCACGCGCTCAGGGATACGTTCGCGATCAAAGCGCTGCAGCTTCTGGATCAACTGCACGTCTTGCAGCAGGACCGGGCCATTGGCACCGGCTGTCTGCGAGTTCTGGTTGTCGCCCACCGCAGCACCGTTGTCGCGTGTCAGGTTGGCGGCGTGTACGGACAGGGAAAGCAGGCTGGCGCTCGCCAGTACCAGCACGCATCGCGCTGAAACAGGCCCGCGGCTCATTGGATTCTTCATCGAGGTTTCCTCTGGTTTTTTTAGTGCACATTCAGTTGTGCTTGCCAGAGGCTAGTGACCCAAGAGTCAGAAGATAAATAGAAAAGTCATACCAACCCGATTAATAAAATAATCTGTTAACTCACTGATATTCGGCGTATTTCGCGCGCGATTGGTGGCACTTTGCAAACTATTTGCGATTTAATGTGTCGATAAAAACCAACAGTGTTAGAAGTTGTGTCGGGCAAGCCCGTTACAGCTGACTTACACTGTGTCCCACCCTTCTCATCTGTAACAAGGAATAACCTATGGGCGTGATCAGTGAGTTCAAGGCCTTCGCGGTCAAAGGTAATGTGGTCGACATGGCCGTCGGTATCATCATCGGTGCAGCCTTCGGCAAAATTGTGTCCTCGTTTGTAGGCGATGTGGTGATGCCACCACTCGGTCTGTTGATCGGTGGGGTGGACTTCGGTGATTTGGCCGTGACGCTCAAGGCGGCGCAAGGCGACGCGCCTGCGGTGATCCTGGCTTACGGCAAATTCATCCAGAGCGTGGTGGACTTCCTGATCGTCGCATTTGCGATCTTCATGGGTGTGAAAGTCATCAACCGTCTGAAACGTGAAGAAGCCGTTGCGCCGAAGCTGCCACCGGTGCCGACCAAGGAAGAAGTGTTGCTGGGTGAGATCCGCGATCTGCTCAAGGCACAGAACGATAAGCCGCTTCAATAAGCATCTGCTTGAACAAAAGGCGCCTGCTAGAGGCGCCTTTTTTATTACCAGTAGTTTTCCACCGCCACCTGACCGGGGCGGCGGCTCAAGCTCAGGTTCATATCGCGCTGTTTGAGCAACTGGCGTGTGTCATCGACCATTTGCGGGTTGCCGCAGATCAGCACGCGGGAATGCTCCGGTGTCAGCTCGAGGCCGGCTACACGTTCAAGCTCGCCATTTTCGATCAGGGTGGTGATGCGCCCATTCAACGCGTCGGGATACTGCTCACGGGTGACGATGGGAATGTAGGTGAGTTTATGCGCGTACTCGGCCAGGTATTCACGCTCGCCCAATTCTTTGATCAGTGCCTGATAGGCCAGTTCTTTGGCTTCCCGTGCGCTGTACACCAGAATGATGCGTTCGAATTTCTCCCAGACTTCGAAATCCTGCAGGATCGACAGGAACGGTGCCACCCCGGTGCCAGTCCCCAGCATCCACAAGTCGCGGCCATCGACGAAACGGTTCAAGGTCAGGAAGCCCGTCGCCTGGCGCTCCACCATCAAGGTATCACCCACCCGCAGGTGGCTCAGCTCGCTCGTGAACTCACCGCCTGGGACCACGATCGAGAAGAAATCCAGATGCTCGTCAAACGGTGAGGAGACCAGCGAATAGGCACGCCATACGGTACTGCCATCCGCTTTGGTCACGCCCAGCCGCACGAACTGCCCCGCCGTGAAACGAAAGCCCGGATCGCGGGTGGTGCGCAGGGTAAACAGGCTGGGGGTCAGCGATTGCACGTCGAGCAAGGTCTGGCGGGTGAATTTCTCAGCACTGGCCGTCATGGGGGACTCCGTTCTACAGGTGCCCTAGTGTCCCTCAAAGTCGCGTGCGGAAACACCTACGGTTGGTAGTGGCATGGCGCAATCAAGCGATAGTGGCTATCTAATTGCACCCCAAATCAATTCGCTATTAGCCTTTCAACCAGCTTCACAGGCGCGCTGTTAGTTGATCGTTACACCGCTCCCAAACCACTAATAATCCGTGAATTTTCAATTGCCTGCTTCCTGACTACCACTGAACTCCTCGCAAAAAACTCTTAAATACCCGTGCGCAAGAACGAAATTCTCCATCTGATATGTAAGGTATGTCCTACACTCTTTTTCGTGCAGCGTTGGGGGTCCAGGACGTACCCCAAGGCACGAAGCAGCCCATGGAGAGTACCAATGATTACCTGGCGCAACACACGCCTCTCCAAACTGGAAGGCGAAGACGAGATCACCAGCGTTTTTGAAATGGTGATCAACAAGACTTATGAGCTTGGTTTCCAACACTGTTCCTTCAAAATGAGTCCCAACCGTCCCGAAAACCAAGTCAATCCGATCGAATTCACAAACTATCCAAATGAGTGGAAATCGCTGTATGAGCAAGCGCGTTTCTTTGAAGTGGATCCCGTCGTAAAGCAGTGCATGGAGAGCGTACTACCTCTCGTCTGGGAGGAAGAAACATTTAAAGACGTACCAAGCCTTTGGTCATTGGCACAAACCTTAGGTGTGCATAGGGCGTTGACTATCACCGTGCATGATTTCCGAGGCGTGTTCAGCATGCTGACCCTGAGTCGTGCACAGCGGGACGTCAGCCCGGAAGAACTCTATGAAAAAGCGGGCCTGGTGCTATGGCTTTGTCACGCAATGCACGCTGTCGTGGCGCAGAAGTATGCTGCCCCCTCCGACATCAGCCCGGCCAGCAAACTGACCCCGCGAGAACGGGAGGTCCTCAGGTGGTCCGGCATGGGCAAGACCGCCTCAGACATCGCCACCATCCTGTGCTTGTCCGAGCGTACGGTTGGCTTTCATATGAGCAGGTGCTTCATAAAGCTTGGGGTCAATAACAAAATTGCCGCTGTGCTCTGTGCCGCGCGTAGCGGGATTATTTGACCGACAAAGAAACACCGCATGTATTCACGCTGAAAAAAACGTAACATTTACGGCCAATTCTGAGTGTTGAGCAGCCCATCGGGCGCCGCCCGCAGTTCATTCAGACGGTTCGGCCCGTTATTGCCGAACACCCATCGTTTAACCAGAGCCTCCCCCGCCATGCCCCTGCTCGAAAGCCCCTTCGCCCAGCTCGATCTGATCCGCCAGCCAGAGCAACATAACGATCCGCTGCAAGCCTTCGATGCCGCCGACGAGTACCTGCTCCATTATCTGGCCGAACAGCAACCGACTACGGCGACGCGCGTGCTGGTGCTCAATGACAGCTTCGGCGCCCTGGCCGCCAGCCTTCAGGGGCAGGTGCAGGTCACGTCCAGCGGTGATTCGTTTCTGGCCGCCCAAGGCTTGGAGAAAAACCTGGTACGCAACGGCAAGGCTTTTGACGCTGTGCCGTTTATCCCAGCTAGCCAAATCCCGTCCGGGCCTTTCGACCGCGTGCTGATCCGCGTGCCAAAAACCCTGGCGCTGCTTGAAGAACAATTGATCCGCCTGCAAGGGCAACTGGCACCGGGCGCGCATGTCGTCGCAGGGGCGATGATCAAGCACTTGCCAAGGGCGGCGGGCGAGTTACTGGAGCGCTACATCGGGCCGATGCAGGCGTCGCTAGCGGTGAAGAAGGCGCGCTTGCTGATCGCCACCGCTGACGACCGTCCCGTGGCCGTCTCGCCCTACCCCACCCGCTATAACTTGGAAGCACCGGCCATCGAACTGCTGAACCACGCCAACGTGTTCTGCCGCGAAAGCCTGGACATCGGCACCCGCGCGTTCCTGCCCCACCTGCCGAAAAACCTGGGCAATGCCCGGGTGGCGGACCTGGGTTGCGGCAACGGCGTGTTGGCGATTGCCAGCGCCATGCAAAACCCCGAAGCGCAGTACACCTTGGTAGACGAGTCCTATATGGCCGTGCAGTCGGCGGCCGAAAACTGGCAAGCCGCCCTGGGTGATCGCGATGCAGTCGTACGCGCCGCCGATGGCCTGGCTGGCCAGGAACCTGGCTCGTTGGACGTGGTGCTGTGCAACCCGCCCTTTCACCAGCAACAGGTCGTCGGTGACTTCCTCGCCTGGCGCATGTTCCAACAGGCGCGGGAAGCCCTGGTGGTTGGTGGCGCCCTCTATATAGTCGGCAATCGCCATCTGGGCTATCACACCAAGCTGGCGCGTTTGTTCAGGGGTGTCGAGCAAGTCGCCACCACGCCAAAATTCGTGATTCTCAAAGCGCGCAAATAAAAAAACCCTGCTCATCTCGCGACAAGCAGGGTTGAAAAGCCGGGCCGCAAGGCCCGGATCGGGATGTCAGTGAGTGGTCAGGCCCGCCGCATTCATGAACATGCGCATCAGGCTTGCCACGATGAACAGGGCCAGCACACTGCCGGTCCAGATCATCGCCAGCCACCCCAGGCGCCGCCACAACGGCTGCTTCTCGGCCTGTTCGATCTCGTGCAACGTAGGTTTGCCGGACATGAGACGACCCTCCTAGTGATAACCGTCTTCGTGGGTGACCTTGCCGCGGAACACATAGTAGCTCCAGAAGGTGTAGCCCAGGATGAACGGGATGATGAACAAGGTGCCGACCAGCATGAAGCCTTGGCTCTGCGGCGGCGCGGCGGCGTCCCAGATCGACACGGAGGGCGGAATGATGTTCGGCCACAGGCTGATGCCCAACCCGCTGTAGCCCAGGAAGATCAGCACCAATGTCAGCAGGAACGGCGTGTAGTGCGCATTGCGTGCCACGGCGCGGAACAGGCCGTACATGGTCACCAGCACCAGGATCGGCACTGGCAGGAACCAGAACAGGTTCGGCAAAGTGAACCAGCGCGAGGCGATTTCCGGGTGCGTCAATGGCGTCCAGATGCTCACGATGCCGATCACCGCCAGCACCACGAAAGCCAGTGGTCGTGCCAGGTTGTGCATCTTTTCCTGCAAAGGGCCTTCGGTTTTCATGATCAGCCAGGTGCAGCCGAGCAACGCATAGGCGACGATCAGCGCCACGCCGCAGAACATCGTGAACGGCGTGGCCCAGTCCAGCGAACCGCCGGCAAACTGGCGATTTACCACGGGGATGCCGTCGATAAACGCCCCCAGCGCCACGCCTTGGAAGAACGTCGCCGCCAATGAGCCGCCGATAAACGCCTTGTCCCACAGGTGACGCTTGTGGTCCTTGGCTTTGAAGCGAAACTCGAAGGCCACGCCACGGAAGATCAAACCGATCAACATCAGGATGAGCGGCAGGTACAGCGCCGACAACACCACCGAATACGCCAGCGGGAAGGCGCCAAACAACGCCGCGCCGCCCAGTACCAGCCAGGTTTCGTTACCGTCCCAGACCGGGGCCACGGTGTTCATCATCACGTCACGGTCAGTCTTGCCCGGAATAAACGGAAAGAGGATACCGATACCCAGGTCGAAGCCGTCCATGACCACGTACATCATGATGCCGAAGATGATGATCACAGCCCAGATCAGCGGAAGATCAATACCCATCTCAATTCCCCTTGTGCTGGATGTCGTCATGGTCGTTGTCGGTGCCGTCATCGGCGGCGGACAACGGACGAGCCGGCGTGCGTTTCTGACCAGGCCCCCCGTGGGTGGGCTCGGTGCTTTCGTGGGTCACAGGGCCTTTGCGCACCAGGCGCATCATGTAGCCCAAGCCCGCGCCGAACAGCGCGAAATACACCACCACGAACAGCACCAGGGTGATAGTCATCTGTGCAAGGCTATGCCCGGAGGAAGCATCCGCCGTGCGCATCAAGCCATAGACCACCCACGGCTGGCGGCCGATCTCGGTGGTGAACCAGCCCGCAAGGATCGCAATCAGGCCGGAAGGGCCCATCCACAACGCCAGGTACAGGAACGGCTTGGACGTGTACATTTTGTCGCCCCGGCGCAGCCAGAGGCTGAACAGGCCGGTGAAGATCATCAGGAAGCCCAGGCCGACCATGACCCGGAACGACCAGAACACGATGGTCGAGTTGGGGCGGTCTTCAGGCGGGAACTCCTTGAGGGCCGGCACCTGCTTGTCCAGGGAATGGGTGAGGATCAGGCTGCCCAGATACGGGATCTCGACCGCGTATTTGGTTTTTTCGGCCTTCATGTCGGGCCAGCCGAACAGGATCAGCGGCGTCGGCTCATTGCCGATATTTTCCCAGTGGCCTTCAATCGCGGCAATTTTCGCCGGCTGGTGCTTCAAGGTATTGAGGCCATGGAAGTCACCGATCACTGCTTGTATAGGCGCGACGATCAGGGCCATCCACATCGCCATCGAGAGCATCTTGCGGATCGCCGGGTTGTCCTTGCCACGCAGCAAGTGCCAGGCCGCCGAGGAGCCGACGAAGAACGCGGTTGCCACAAAGGCCGCCGTGGCCATGTGTGCCAGGCGATACGGGAATGACGGGTTGAACACGACAGCGAACCAATCGGTCGGGATCACACGGCCATCAATGATTTCAAAGCCCTGAGGCGTCTGCATCCAACTGTTGGACGAGAGGATCCAGAACGTGGAAATCAATGTACCGATGGCCACCATTACGGTGGAGAAGAAGTGCAGGTTGCGCCCCACCTTGTTCCAACCGAACAGCATCACGCCCAGGAAACCGGCCTCTAGGAAGAAGGCCGTGAGCACTTCGTACGTAAGAAGCGGCCCGGTGACGGCGCCGGCAAAGTCCGAGAAACGACTCCAGTTGGTACCGAACTGGTAGGCCATGACCAACCCGGAGACCACGCCCATGCCGAAGTTGACGGCAAAGATCTTCGACCAGAAGTGGTAGAGGTCACGGTAAGTGTCGTTGTGCGTCTTGAGCCATAAGCCTTCCAGCACCGCAAGGTAACTGGCCAGGCCGATGGTGATCGCCGGGAACAGGATGTGAAAGGAGATGGTGAACGCAAATTGAATTCGGGCGAGATCTAGCGCCTCCAAACCGAACATAAGTCTTCCTCTGTCAGGTAATACCGGCTGCTGGCGGGAGCCTGCACCCACTGCCCCCACGGATATGGAGTCTGGCGAATTTCAATTCGTTTCTTTTTTAATCCACCGCGTAGGGAATCTGGCCCCAAGGCCGCCAGGTCGATGCCCATACGGACATTGATCTGGATCAAGCATTGCTGAAAGAGTAGTCCCATTTTCAGGAATGAACTGTGTGGTCTTTTGCCGCGTGACAGACTGCCTCAGCTCAGTTGTTGCAACTATTTGTTACAACTTAGTGATAATCTCGGCGCTCCCTCCGGCCCTGACCTGAACTCCCGATGCCTAGTGAACCTGCGCTGTTGTTGCGTCACCACCGCCCTTTCATCGCGTTCTGGCTAGCGCGCATCTTCACCGCCAGCGGCTTTCAGATGCTCACCGTGGCCATCGGCTGGAACCTCTACCAACTGACGGGCAATGTGCTGGACCTGGGTTTGGTCGGCCTGGTGGAGTTTGTGCCGCGTGTGTTGTTCATGCTGCACACCGGGCATGTGGCCGACCGCTATGAACGGCGTAAGGTCGCCGCCATCTGCCAGACTGTGCAGGCGCTGATTGCCCTGAGCCTGGCCATCGGCGGGCTGACCGGCAATGTGACCCGCGAGATGATCTTCGTCCTCGCCTTCCTGCTCGGCGCCGCGCGTTCGTTTGAAATGCCGACCACTCAGGCGCTGCTCCCGAGCATCGTGCCCAGCGCGCTGTTCCCACGGGCGGTGGCCTCGTCACAGTCGGCCCAACAATTGGCCACAATCGTCGCCCCGGCCCTTGGCGGTTTGCTCTACGCCTTCGGCAGCGTCTGGGTCTATGGCCCCACAGTGGTGCTGTACCTGATCGCCTGCGTGCTGACCCTCAACCTGCCCGCCCGCCAGATGCCGCTTAACAAAGGCAAGGCCACCTTGGACTCGCTTCTGGCCGGCATCCGTTTTATCCGCAGCCGCCCGGACATCCTCGGCGCCATCTCCCTTGACCTGTTCGCCGTGTTGCTGGGCGGCGCCACCGCGTTGCTGCCGGTGTTCGCCAAGGACATCCTGCTGACCGGCGCCTGGGGCCTGGGGCTGCTGCGGTCGGCCCCAGCCGTGGGCGCGTTGTTGATGTCATTGTGGCTGGCGCGGTTCTCGGTGGACCGCCATGTGGGCCGCGTGATGTTCACCGCTGTCGGTGTGTTCGGCGTGGCGACTATCGCCTTCGGCCTTTCCACCTCCTTCTGGTTCTCCCTGGCGGTGCTGGTGGTGCTGGGGGCGGCAGACATGATCAGCATGGTCATTCGCGCCTCCTTCGTGCAATTGGAGACACCGGATGAAATGCGTGGCCGAGTCAGTGCGGTGAATGGCCTGTTTATCGGCGCGTCCAACCAGTTGGGCGAGTTTGAATCGGGGATTACCGCCCACTGGTTCGGCACCGTGCCCGCAGTGGTCATGGGCGGGATCGGTACGCTGGTGGTGACGGGGGTGTGGATCAAGCTGTTCCCAACCCTGGCCAACCGCGATCGCATGCATGTGCCGAAGGATGAGAAAAACACTTAAACATCCTCATATCGATCCATTTCGCCGGTGCCTTAGCGACAAGCCCTCGTCATACATTAAAGGATGAAAGGGCTGATACCGGCGCAGGAACTCTTCTTACCCACGCGACCACACAAAAGGAAATCATTGCCGCTGAATACTCCAGGACTACACCTATGCATATTAGTTCTACGACCTTGCCTGCTCACCGTAAGCTAGCCGAGTCAGAGCTAGCCCCCAAAAACAACGCGCATCCACCAGCCCCCGCAAGCCAGCGGAATAAACGTTCTATTGATGCTGGACCAAGTTACCAAAACAGCGTCAGCGCTGACCCCAAACCTGATAAAAACATCGGGACTGGTCAGAAAGTAACAGTACCCGTCAATGTAGGCCCAAACCCCAGCCTCGACCCCGCCACCGCTGAGATTAAAGAGTCGTTCAAAACCGTCTCACAAGAAGCCTCCATTTTTCTCAAGAAAAAATTCGCCGAGATGGCAGCGAAGGCAACAAACCCTGCCGATAAGGAAAAGTGGAATATAGACCCGGATAATACTTATCTGGTTACTTTCAACTACAACAAAACAGGCGACACCCCTTACCCCGCGAAAATCGTCCAGAGAATCTCACTGACCGAGGCGCTGGTCACCAACGCACAAGATACGCCAGAAGGAAAAGGCTTCTTGGTGCCCTACTACGCAGGAGGCCCAGAAGTCATAGTCAAGCCCGACATAAAAGCCCAAAAGCCTCAGTCGAGTGACTTCTGGAGCCGCGCCAAGCCAAACCGTGAAGACGCTGACGTCACACATACCTATCAAGGGATTTACATTGAATCCCCTGAATTGCCTGCACCGGTGTACAACGGAGGCAACCAAAGTCAGATCACGCCGGCAGAGTTCAAGAAGCTGATCTGGAAGGCCGACTTTAAAAAGCCCTACGATAAGTTTTTGGACAACTTCTGGAACAGTCACAAAGAACAATATCCGACGCTCGCCAAAGCATCCTTCACCAAATCAGCCATGGCCCAACACCAAGAAGGTAGTTTGACTGCCGAGGGCCGAGAGCTGGCGTTGCGGGCTGCCGGTTTGCCAGACAGCCAAGTATCATGGCCGGATATCACGTATGAGCAACTGAAAAAAAATCCTCCGAACGATCCCAATATTGAAATGGGCCTGCTAAAGATTGGCGACTATCAGTCCCCCGACCTTATGTACATCACCGATACCAAAGTCAAACTGGACGCCAACGGGGAAAAGGTCCCTCCACTGACCCTGCTTTACATACCAGGGAACTCCTCGCCTATTCACACATTCAGCAGCCAGGCTGAAATGAAAAAGTGGCTCGCCGAGCAAATGACTGACCCGGTTAAACGTGCAGCGATCGCCGCGCACTTCCCCCTCAAGGACAAGCCCAATGGCTTTTTGCACCCGGGTCTGGACAAGACACTCGAAAAGCTCGGGACTTGGCCAAAGGGCCTTTTCACACACAGCGGGTTGAAAACCGAGGAGTATCGGCGGTATGGCGACTTAGGGAACCCGCAAACAACCATCACGACAGAGCCCATCAAATTACCGTTCGATGAAATTGCAAAACGCCAAAAGGATCGCTCTTATGCCGATGCCAACACCAAAATAACCACCGATTTAGATGTCCATAAAAAACATGTCCTTGAAGGGTTCGAAAAGGTTGCGAAAGCGGCGCTGTTTCTAGCCCCGTTGGCGTTGGTGATGCCTGAAGTCGAGATAGCGCTGAGCGTGTACTATCTGGCGACAGGGGTAATCACAGCAGGTATCGGGATCGACGATAAAATAAGAGGTAAACCAGACGGCGATAAGCGAATTATATTCGGCGTACTCAATGCTGCGCTGATAGTACTTCCCCATATCCTGAAAGGAGGGAGTGCTGGCGAAGCTGCTGCTAATGAAATCAAGCCCCCTGAGGCAATACCCGAAAAAGCGCCCGTGGCGGAAAGCACCGAGCCACCGCCATCTGCACCCGCGTCTGAAAATGAGGTTGAACCGCACGTCAATCGCCCGTCGGGTATTGACTCGAACGATATCAAGGATTACGCCGTTGAGCAGGGCGAACAACAGATCTCAGGCGTTAAGCCAAACGCCAACGGTATCTATCAGGTCAAAGATGCCCGCGGTGAAGACCACTGGTTGATCAAAGTGACCTTTGACAAAGAGACCACCCGGGTATTTGAGATCAAGAGCGGTTTTAGACTGGATAGCGATACCGTCGAAATTATCGACCCTTTCACCCGAAAAACGGTGATGATCGTACGCAATACCGGGGACGAAACATGGGAAGTGGTTCGCGGACCGGGCGGTATAAAATTCCCATGGCAATCAAAAAGCCCCGCGGGCCAGCAGTTTGACCCTGGCGCTTATGATTATCCTGCAGAAGGAGAAGCTTCTTCGTCGAAAGTGAAGCAGAAGATTGATAAGCAGTTGAAAGACGATGCCAAGAAATTCCATAAAGCTGCAAAAACCAAACCCAGCCCCGTTCTCGACGACATCGCCAAGGATGCTTCGCCAACAGACGTTATCAATAGCGTCTACAAAAAATCACCCGGCATGATTATTGGCGAGGACCATTCCCAGTCTGCAGGGCTGCGGTTCCTCATCGACCAGGCAGGCGAATTCAAGAAGAACAACGTCATGGTCTTGTATTCGGAAGGCTTTGAGCACTCGCTTCAACCTGACCTGGATCACTTCTTCGAAACAGGGGAATTCTCCCCTGCACTCAGGAACAACTTGAGACTCATAGACCGCTCACACGCAGGCCATGAGCCCTACACCAATAGAGAATTGCTGTTAACCATGCGAAAACATGGTATTCGCATCAAAGCGATTGATGTGCCGTCCGTGGAACCCAAGACCACTCGCCTTAAAAACATGAACTACTACGCGAGCAAGGTGATTGAACACGACCAAGCGGCAAACCCTCAAGCAAAATGGGTGGCACGCGTCGGAAGCGATCACGTGTTCACCTACGACGGAGAACCGCCAATCCGAGGTATCAGTCAAATGACCGGCGCAACGGGCGTTTCCGTCGACGACGCGCCGGCAAATCAGGCAACGACGGTCACTCAATCGCGAGACAAAACCGAAATCTTCATTGATCTCAAGCGGCTCGATTAACGGACGTACCGAGCCACCGATTTTCACGAGCATTGGGACTTGAAAATCGGTGGCTGCGTTTCGCGGCGTTAGCAAGCCTATTGCGTCATAACAGCTTGTCCAAAGTGACAGGGAAATCCCGCACGCGCTTGCCCGTGGCGTGGTACACCGCATTCGCCACTGCCGCCGCCAC
This window harbors:
- a CDS encoding MFS transporter encodes the protein MPSEPALLLRHHRPFIAFWLARIFTASGFQMLTVAIGWNLYQLTGNVLDLGLVGLVEFVPRVLFMLHTGHVADRYERRKVAAICQTVQALIALSLAIGGLTGNVTREMIFVLAFLLGAARSFEMPTTQALLPSIVPSALFPRAVASSQSAQQLATIVAPALGGLLYAFGSVWVYGPTVVLYLIACVLTLNLPARQMPLNKGKATLDSLLAGIRFIRSRPDILGAISLDLFAVLLGGATALLPVFAKDILLTGAWGLGLLRSAPAVGALLMSLWLARFSVDRHVGRVMFTAVGVFGVATIAFGLSTSFWFSLAVLVVLGAADMISMVIRASFVQLETPDEMRGRVSAVNGLFIGASNQLGEFESGITAHWFGTVPAVVMGGIGTLVVTGVWIKLFPTLANRDRMHVPKDEKNT
- a CDS encoding membrane-targeted effector domain-containing toxin; this translates as MHISSTTLPAHRKLAESELAPKNNAHPPAPASQRNKRSIDAGPSYQNSVSADPKPDKNIGTGQKVTVPVNVGPNPSLDPATAEIKESFKTVSQEASIFLKKKFAEMAAKATNPADKEKWNIDPDNTYLVTFNYNKTGDTPYPAKIVQRISLTEALVTNAQDTPEGKGFLVPYYAGGPEVIVKPDIKAQKPQSSDFWSRAKPNREDADVTHTYQGIYIESPELPAPVYNGGNQSQITPAEFKKLIWKADFKKPYDKFLDNFWNSHKEQYPTLAKASFTKSAMAQHQEGSLTAEGRELALRAAGLPDSQVSWPDITYEQLKKNPPNDPNIEMGLLKIGDYQSPDLMYITDTKVKLDANGEKVPPLTLLYIPGNSSPIHTFSSQAEMKKWLAEQMTDPVKRAAIAAHFPLKDKPNGFLHPGLDKTLEKLGTWPKGLFTHSGLKTEEYRRYGDLGNPQTTITTEPIKLPFDEIAKRQKDRSYADANTKITTDLDVHKKHVLEGFEKVAKAALFLAPLALVMPEVEIALSVYYLATGVITAGIGIDDKIRGKPDGDKRIIFGVLNAALIVLPHILKGGSAGEAAANEIKPPEAIPEKAPVAESTEPPPSAPASENEVEPHVNRPSGIDSNDIKDYAVEQGEQQISGVKPNANGIYQVKDARGEDHWLIKVTFDKETTRVFEIKSGFRLDSDTVEIIDPFTRKTVMIVRNTGDETWEVVRGPGGIKFPWQSKSPAGQQFDPGAYDYPAEGEASSSKVKQKIDKQLKDDAKKFHKAAKTKPSPVLDDIAKDASPTDVINSVYKKSPGMIIGEDHSQSAGLRFLIDQAGEFKKNNVMVLYSEGFEHSLQPDLDHFFETGEFSPALRNNLRLIDRSHAGHEPYTNRELLLTMRKHGIRIKAIDVPSVEPKTTRLKNMNYYASKVIEHDQAANPQAKWVARVGSDHVFTYDGEPPIRGISQMTGATGVSVDDAPANQATTVTQSRDKTEIFIDLKRLD
- a CDS encoding cytochrome ubiquinol oxidase subunit I, translated to MFGLEALDLARIQFAFTISFHILFPAITIGLASYLAVLEGLWLKTHNDTYRDLYHFWSKIFAVNFGMGVVSGLVMAYQFGTNWSRFSDFAGAVTGPLLTYEVLTAFFLEAGFLGVMLFGWNKVGRNLHFFSTVMVAIGTLISTFWILSSNSWMQTPQGFEIIDGRVIPTDWFAVVFNPSFPYRLAHMATAAFVATAFFVGSSAAWHLLRGKDNPAIRKMLSMAMWMALIVAPIQAVIGDFHGLNTLKHQPAKIAAIEGHWENIGNEPTPLILFGWPDMKAEKTKYAVEIPYLGSLILTHSLDKQVPALKEFPPEDRPNSTIVFWSFRVMVGLGFLMIFTGLFSLWLRRGDKMYTSKPFLYLALWMGPSGLIAILAGWFTTEIGRQPWVVYGLMRTADASSGHSLAQMTITLVLFVVVYFALFGAGLGYMMRLVRKGPVTHESTEPTHGGPGQKRTPARPLSAADDGTDNDHDDIQHKGN